In the genome of Conger conger chromosome 8, fConCon1.1, whole genome shotgun sequence, one region contains:
- the ugl gene encoding malate synthase-like isoform X3 yields MSAPRGIEIEPPPNGFVEAYQTLFSTKSILFLAELTTTFQEEVDRILKLRTSRKVSLDLTGDVPGFSDETAHILNDATWKVLPVPERLQKRHVDIGDLAPCDTERFIQGLRSSAQGIQVDFDDGNCPTYRNQIKGIYNVFKAAHNQFHDAPPISQAPVLMLRPRAWNMVEHNMMMNGRQVPGPLFDFGLLMFHCGMQLFQNNSGPFFYLSKVESYLEARLWNNIFLWTEDKLGLPMGSIKATVLIENILATFEMEEILYELRDHSAGLNCGIWDYSASFVNKFGHRPAFLLPDRSKYVNMEKQFLKCYMDLLVQTCHRRGALATGGMAALLLPKDKNSALYSKVLATVTRLKLLEVSAGVDGFMVYDMDLIEPMQQLFQQHTQGDNQLDELRDDLTVTPAQLLTMPAGGVTLYGLKYNIAVGILFIEAWLRGKGHFFYKGQVEDSATAEISRSQVWQWIRHQAKLEDDNREVTSGLVKSLTQEVKEDLREVLKSSTVRDVQRLLTATSMFLEVVQKSEFPEFLTTYLSEDHTFLASQVQNEEGDAGGAPRHKL; encoded by the exons ATGTCT GCGCCCAGAGGAATCGAAATAGAACCTCCACCAAATGGTTTTGTCGAAGCGTACCAGACACTCTTCAGTACCAAGTCCATTCTGTTTCTGGCCGAGCTGACGACCACATTTCAAGAAGAGGTTGACAGG ATACTGAAGCTCAGAACCTCCAGGAAGGTTAGTCTTGACCTGACAGGAGATGTACCGGGATTCTCAGATGAAACGGCTCACATCCTCAATGATGCAACATGGAAGGTGCTCCCAGTGCCCGAAAGGCTGCAGAAGAGGCACGTGGACATCGGAGACCTGGCGCCCTGCGACACAGAACGCTTCATACAGGGGCTGAGATCTTCTGCGCAGGGCATCCAG GTGGATTTTGATGATGGAAACTGCCCAACGTACCGTAATCAGATCAAGGGAATTTATAATGTTTTCAAGGCAGCTCATAATCAGTTTCATG ACGCCCCGCCAATCTCCCAAGCTCCTGTTCTGATGCTCCGCCCTCGCGCCTGGAACATGGTGGAGCACAACATGATG ATGAATGGAAGGCAGGTGCCTGGACCTCTGTTCGATTTTGGGCTGTTGATGTTCCACTGTGGAATGCAGCTTTTTCAGAACAACAGTGGACCTTTCTTTTACCTGTCCAAG GTTGAAAGCTATCTTGAGGCAAGACTGTGGAACAATATATTTCTTTGGACTGAAGATAAG CTGGGCCTGCCCATGGGCAGCATCAAAGCCACGGTGCTGATTGAAAACATACTGGCTACCTTTGAGATGGAAGAGATTCTGTATGAACTCCGGGACCACTCTGCCGGCCTCAACTGCGGCATCTGGGACTACTCTGCCTCCTTTGTAAACAAGTTTG GTCACCGCCCAGCGTTCCTGCTTCCTGACCGCAGCAAGTATGTGAACATGGAGAAGCAATTCCTCAAGTGCTACATGGACCTGCTGGTGCAGACCTGCCATAGACGAGGGGCACTGGCCACAGGCGGCATGGCAGCACTACTGCTGCCCAAGGACAAAAACAGCGCCCTCTACAGCAAAGTCCTTGCTACCGTCACCAG GTTAAAATTGCTGGAGGTCAGTGCTGGAGTTGATGGTTTTATGGTCTATGACATGGACTTAATAGAACCAATGCAGCaa CTATTTCAgcaacacacacagggagataaCCAGTTGGATGAGCTCCGGGATGACTTGACAGTTACCCCTGCTCAGTTACTAACCATGCCAGCG GGCGGGGTCACCCTCTATGGCCTGAAGTACAACATTGCTGTCGGAATCCTATTTATTGAGGCGTGGCTTCGAG GAAAAGGCCATTTCTTCTACAAGGGTCAGGTGGAGGATTCAGCCACAGCAGAGATCTCCAGATCCCAG GTGTGGCAGTGGATCCGTCACCAAGCAAAGTTGGAGGACGACAACAGGGAGGTCACAAGTGGTCTGGTGAAGAGCCTGACCCAGGAAGTGAAGGAAGACCTCAGGGAGGTTCTAAAAAGTTCCACTGTGAG GGATGTGCAGAGGCTTCTCACTGCTACTTCCATGTTCCTGGAGGTTGTGCAAAAGAGCGAGTTCCCAGAATTCCTCACCACCTACCTGAGCGAGGACCACACCTTCCTTGCCTCCCAGGTTCAAAATGAGGAGGGAGATGCAGGGGGGGCTCCCAGGCACAAACTATGA
- the ugl gene encoding malate synthase-like isoform X1, with protein MFKHRFGAPCQSPLSLLTNRLTKMSAPRGIEIEPPPNGFVEAYQTLFSTKSILFLAELTTTFQEEVDRILKLRTSRKVSLDLTGDVPGFSDETAHILNDATWKVLPVPERLQKRHVDIGDLAPCDTERFIQGLRSSAQGIQVDFDDGNCPTYRNQIKGIYNVFKAAHNQFHDAPPISQAPVLMLRPRAWNMVEHNMMMNGRQVPGPLFDFGLLMFHCGMQLFQNNSGPFFYLSKVESYLEARLWNNIFLWTEDKLGLPMGSIKATVLIENILATFEMEEILYELRDHSAGLNCGIWDYSASFVNKFGHRPAFLLPDRSKYVNMEKQFLKCYMDLLVQTCHRRGALATGGMAALLLPKDKNSALYSKVLATVTRLKLLEVSAGVDGFMVYDMDLIEPMQQLFQQHTQGDNQLDELRDDLTVTPAQLLTMPAGGVTLYGLKYNIAVGILFIEAWLRGKGHFFYKGQVEDSATAEISRSQVWQWIRHQAKLEDDNREVTSGLVKSLTQEVKEDLREVLKSSTVRDVQRLLTATSMFLEVVQKSEFPEFLTTYLSEDHTFLASQVQNEEGDAGGAPRHKL; from the exons ATG TTCAAACACAGGTTTGGTGCTCCCTGCCAAAGTCCTCTATCTCTTCTGACAAACAGACTGACGAAAATGTCT GCGCCCAGAGGAATCGAAATAGAACCTCCACCAAATGGTTTTGTCGAAGCGTACCAGACACTCTTCAGTACCAAGTCCATTCTGTTTCTGGCCGAGCTGACGACCACATTTCAAGAAGAGGTTGACAGG ATACTGAAGCTCAGAACCTCCAGGAAGGTTAGTCTTGACCTGACAGGAGATGTACCGGGATTCTCAGATGAAACGGCTCACATCCTCAATGATGCAACATGGAAGGTGCTCCCAGTGCCCGAAAGGCTGCAGAAGAGGCACGTGGACATCGGAGACCTGGCGCCCTGCGACACAGAACGCTTCATACAGGGGCTGAGATCTTCTGCGCAGGGCATCCAG GTGGATTTTGATGATGGAAACTGCCCAACGTACCGTAATCAGATCAAGGGAATTTATAATGTTTTCAAGGCAGCTCATAATCAGTTTCATG ACGCCCCGCCAATCTCCCAAGCTCCTGTTCTGATGCTCCGCCCTCGCGCCTGGAACATGGTGGAGCACAACATGATG ATGAATGGAAGGCAGGTGCCTGGACCTCTGTTCGATTTTGGGCTGTTGATGTTCCACTGTGGAATGCAGCTTTTTCAGAACAACAGTGGACCTTTCTTTTACCTGTCCAAG GTTGAAAGCTATCTTGAGGCAAGACTGTGGAACAATATATTTCTTTGGACTGAAGATAAG CTGGGCCTGCCCATGGGCAGCATCAAAGCCACGGTGCTGATTGAAAACATACTGGCTACCTTTGAGATGGAAGAGATTCTGTATGAACTCCGGGACCACTCTGCCGGCCTCAACTGCGGCATCTGGGACTACTCTGCCTCCTTTGTAAACAAGTTTG GTCACCGCCCAGCGTTCCTGCTTCCTGACCGCAGCAAGTATGTGAACATGGAGAAGCAATTCCTCAAGTGCTACATGGACCTGCTGGTGCAGACCTGCCATAGACGAGGGGCACTGGCCACAGGCGGCATGGCAGCACTACTGCTGCCCAAGGACAAAAACAGCGCCCTCTACAGCAAAGTCCTTGCTACCGTCACCAG GTTAAAATTGCTGGAGGTCAGTGCTGGAGTTGATGGTTTTATGGTCTATGACATGGACTTAATAGAACCAATGCAGCaa CTATTTCAgcaacacacacagggagataaCCAGTTGGATGAGCTCCGGGATGACTTGACAGTTACCCCTGCTCAGTTACTAACCATGCCAGCG GGCGGGGTCACCCTCTATGGCCTGAAGTACAACATTGCTGTCGGAATCCTATTTATTGAGGCGTGGCTTCGAG GAAAAGGCCATTTCTTCTACAAGGGTCAGGTGGAGGATTCAGCCACAGCAGAGATCTCCAGATCCCAG GTGTGGCAGTGGATCCGTCACCAAGCAAAGTTGGAGGACGACAACAGGGAGGTCACAAGTGGTCTGGTGAAGAGCCTGACCCAGGAAGTGAAGGAAGACCTCAGGGAGGTTCTAAAAAGTTCCACTGTGAG GGATGTGCAGAGGCTTCTCACTGCTACTTCCATGTTCCTGGAGGTTGTGCAAAAGAGCGAGTTCCCAGAATTCCTCACCACCTACCTGAGCGAGGACCACACCTTCCTTGCCTCCCAGGTTCAAAATGAGGAGGGAGATGCAGGGGGGGCTCCCAGGCACAAACTATGA
- the ugl gene encoding malate synthase-like isoform X2, with translation MITLQAPRGIEIEPPPNGFVEAYQTLFSTKSILFLAELTTTFQEEVDRILKLRTSRKVSLDLTGDVPGFSDETAHILNDATWKVLPVPERLQKRHVDIGDLAPCDTERFIQGLRSSAQGIQVDFDDGNCPTYRNQIKGIYNVFKAAHNQFHDAPPISQAPVLMLRPRAWNMVEHNMMMNGRQVPGPLFDFGLLMFHCGMQLFQNNSGPFFYLSKVESYLEARLWNNIFLWTEDKLGLPMGSIKATVLIENILATFEMEEILYELRDHSAGLNCGIWDYSASFVNKFGHRPAFLLPDRSKYVNMEKQFLKCYMDLLVQTCHRRGALATGGMAALLLPKDKNSALYSKVLATVTRLKLLEVSAGVDGFMVYDMDLIEPMQQLFQQHTQGDNQLDELRDDLTVTPAQLLTMPAGGVTLYGLKYNIAVGILFIEAWLRGKGHFFYKGQVEDSATAEISRSQVWQWIRHQAKLEDDNREVTSGLVKSLTQEVKEDLREVLKSSTVRDVQRLLTATSMFLEVVQKSEFPEFLTTYLSEDHTFLASQVQNEEGDAGGAPRHKL, from the exons ATGATAACTTTGCAGGCGCCCAGAGGAATCGAAATAGAACCTCCACCAAATGGTTTTGTCGAAGCGTACCAGACACTCTTCAGTACCAAGTCCATTCTGTTTCTGGCCGAGCTGACGACCACATTTCAAGAAGAGGTTGACAGG ATACTGAAGCTCAGAACCTCCAGGAAGGTTAGTCTTGACCTGACAGGAGATGTACCGGGATTCTCAGATGAAACGGCTCACATCCTCAATGATGCAACATGGAAGGTGCTCCCAGTGCCCGAAAGGCTGCAGAAGAGGCACGTGGACATCGGAGACCTGGCGCCCTGCGACACAGAACGCTTCATACAGGGGCTGAGATCTTCTGCGCAGGGCATCCAG GTGGATTTTGATGATGGAAACTGCCCAACGTACCGTAATCAGATCAAGGGAATTTATAATGTTTTCAAGGCAGCTCATAATCAGTTTCATG ACGCCCCGCCAATCTCCCAAGCTCCTGTTCTGATGCTCCGCCCTCGCGCCTGGAACATGGTGGAGCACAACATGATG ATGAATGGAAGGCAGGTGCCTGGACCTCTGTTCGATTTTGGGCTGTTGATGTTCCACTGTGGAATGCAGCTTTTTCAGAACAACAGTGGACCTTTCTTTTACCTGTCCAAG GTTGAAAGCTATCTTGAGGCAAGACTGTGGAACAATATATTTCTTTGGACTGAAGATAAG CTGGGCCTGCCCATGGGCAGCATCAAAGCCACGGTGCTGATTGAAAACATACTGGCTACCTTTGAGATGGAAGAGATTCTGTATGAACTCCGGGACCACTCTGCCGGCCTCAACTGCGGCATCTGGGACTACTCTGCCTCCTTTGTAAACAAGTTTG GTCACCGCCCAGCGTTCCTGCTTCCTGACCGCAGCAAGTATGTGAACATGGAGAAGCAATTCCTCAAGTGCTACATGGACCTGCTGGTGCAGACCTGCCATAGACGAGGGGCACTGGCCACAGGCGGCATGGCAGCACTACTGCTGCCCAAGGACAAAAACAGCGCCCTCTACAGCAAAGTCCTTGCTACCGTCACCAG GTTAAAATTGCTGGAGGTCAGTGCTGGAGTTGATGGTTTTATGGTCTATGACATGGACTTAATAGAACCAATGCAGCaa CTATTTCAgcaacacacacagggagataaCCAGTTGGATGAGCTCCGGGATGACTTGACAGTTACCCCTGCTCAGTTACTAACCATGCCAGCG GGCGGGGTCACCCTCTATGGCCTGAAGTACAACATTGCTGTCGGAATCCTATTTATTGAGGCGTGGCTTCGAG GAAAAGGCCATTTCTTCTACAAGGGTCAGGTGGAGGATTCAGCCACAGCAGAGATCTCCAGATCCCAG GTGTGGCAGTGGATCCGTCACCAAGCAAAGTTGGAGGACGACAACAGGGAGGTCACAAGTGGTCTGGTGAAGAGCCTGACCCAGGAAGTGAAGGAAGACCTCAGGGAGGTTCTAAAAAGTTCCACTGTGAG GGATGTGCAGAGGCTTCTCACTGCTACTTCCATGTTCCTGGAGGTTGTGCAAAAGAGCGAGTTCCCAGAATTCCTCACCACCTACCTGAGCGAGGACCACACCTTCCTTGCCTCCCAGGTTCAAAATGAGGAGGGAGATGCAGGGGGGGCTCCCAGGCACAAACTATGA